In a genomic window of Agarivorans albus:
- the tyrA gene encoding bifunctional chorismate mutase/prephenate dehydrogenase produces MVQALNLLRDQIDEVDQQLLDLLQQRIQLVHKVGEVKTQHGLPIYAPDREAAMLAKRRAEAESKGVPPALIEDVLRRVMRESYTSEKDSGFKTINPELGNIVVIGGRGQLGRLFVQMFTLSGYQVDVIGKEDWDKAPELFATAGLVLVSVPINLTETVIAQLGNLPENCILADITSIKSAPLNKMLAVHKGPVVGLHPMFGPDVPSLAKQVIVYADGRGGEQYQWLLQQMGIWGARLHAVEAESHDKAMTLIQSLRHFTSFAYGMHLAQEDADLKLLLDLSSPIYRLELAMVGRLFAQSPDLYADIIMASEQSAAMIKRYHQHFGELVELVENKDREGFIASFERVSDWFGDYSQEFLKESRSLLQQANDSRRS; encoded by the coding sequence ATGGTTCAAGCTCTAAATCTTTTACGTGACCAAATCGATGAAGTGGATCAACAGCTTCTAGATTTGCTACAGCAACGTATTCAGCTGGTTCATAAAGTAGGTGAAGTTAAAACCCAGCACGGTTTACCTATTTATGCACCGGACCGCGAAGCAGCCATGTTGGCTAAGCGTCGCGCCGAGGCTGAAAGCAAAGGTGTGCCGCCAGCGTTAATCGAAGACGTATTGCGTCGAGTGATGCGTGAGTCGTATACCAGTGAAAAAGACAGTGGTTTTAAAACGATAAATCCTGAGCTTGGCAATATTGTTGTGATTGGTGGTCGTGGGCAACTAGGCCGTTTGTTTGTGCAAATGTTTACTTTGTCTGGCTACCAAGTTGATGTCATTGGCAAAGAAGATTGGGATAAAGCCCCCGAACTATTTGCTACCGCCGGTTTAGTGTTGGTTTCTGTGCCTATCAACCTTACAGAGACGGTGATTGCCCAGTTAGGTAATCTGCCTGAAAACTGTATCTTGGCCGACATCACTAGTATTAAGTCTGCGCCGCTAAACAAAATGTTGGCTGTGCACAAAGGTCCAGTAGTGGGCTTGCATCCAATGTTTGGCCCAGATGTACCTAGTCTTGCTAAGCAGGTTATCGTTTACGCCGATGGTCGTGGCGGTGAGCAGTACCAGTGGCTATTGCAGCAAATGGGCATTTGGGGCGCACGTTTACATGCCGTAGAAGCAGAAAGCCATGATAAAGCGATGACTTTGATTCAGTCTTTGCGTCACTTTACGTCTTTTGCTTATGGCATGCATTTGGCGCAGGAAGATGCAGACTTAAAACTGTTACTAGACTTAAGCTCTCCGATTTATCGCTTAGAGCTGGCCATGGTTGGACGTTTATTTGCCCAGTCTCCTGATTTGTATGCCGATATTATTATGGCATCAGAGCAGAGCGCTGCGATGATTAAGCGTTACCACCAACACTTTGGTGAATTGGTTGAGCTGGTAGAGAATAAAGATCGCGAAGGCTTTATTGCGTCTTTTGAACGAGTGAGTGACTGGTTTGGTGATTACTCGCAAGAGTTCTTAAAAGAAAGCCGCAGCTTATTACAGCAAGCTAACGACAGCCGACGCTCTTAG
- the prfB gene encoding peptide chain release factor 2 (programmed frameshift), giving the protein MFEINSVNNSLADIKERTEVLRGYLDYDAKAEQLEEVSRELEQPEIWNDPARAQALGKERSALELVVKTIDNLTQGIEDVAGLVELAVEAEDEETFEEAQAEAEDLVKQLEKLEFRRMFAGEMDESDCYIDIQSGSGGTEAQDWANMMLRMYLRWCEAHQFKAELVEVSDGDVAGIKGATIKVSGEYAYGWLRTETGVHRLVRKSPFDSSGRRHTSFASAFIYPEIDDSIEVDIDPGDLRIDVYRASGAGGQHVNKTESAVRITHLPTNTVVQCQSGRSQHKNKDEAMKQLKAKLFELELQKQNAEKKAAEDNKSDIGWGSQIRSYVLDDSRIKDLRTGIENRNTQAVLDGDLDKFIEASLKSGL; this is encoded by the exons ATGTTTGAAATTAATTCGGTGAACAACTCACTAGCAGATATTAAAGAGCGCACAGAAGTGCTCCGGGGGTATCTT GACTACGATGCAAAAGCAGAGCAGTTAGAAGAAGTCAGTCGCGAATTAGAACAACCAGAAATTTGGAATGACCCGGCGCGCGCGCAAGCCTTAGGCAAAGAACGCTCAGCGCTAGAGTTGGTGGTAAAAACCATCGACAACCTTACTCAAGGCATCGAAGATGTCGCTGGTTTGGTTGAGCTGGCGGTAGAAGCAGAAGATGAAGAAACCTTCGAAGAAGCTCAAGCCGAGGCCGAAGACTTAGTTAAACAGTTAGAGAAGCTTGAATTTCGCCGGATGTTTGCCGGTGAGATGGATGAGAGCGATTGCTACATCGATATTCAATCTGGCTCTGGCGGCACCGAGGCTCAAGACTGGGCCAATATGATGCTACGTATGTATTTGCGTTGGTGTGAAGCTCACCAGTTTAAAGCTGAGTTAGTTGAAGTCTCTGATGGTGATGTTGCTGGCATTAAAGGCGCAACGATTAAAGTAAGTGGCGAATATGCTTACGGCTGGCTAAGAACAGAAACTGGCGTGCACCGTTTGGTACGTAAGTCTCCCTTTGATTCTAGTGGGCGTCGTCATACCTCGTTTGCATCGGCGTTTATCTACCCAGAAATTGATGACAGCATTGAAGTAGACATTGACCCAGGTGATTTGCGCATTGACGTATACCGAGCCTCAGGCGCGGGTGGTCAGCACGTAAACAAAACCGAATCGGCGGTGCGAATTACCCACTTGCCTACCAATACAGTGGTGCAGTGTCAAAGTGGTCGTTCGCAGCACAAGAACAAAGACGAAGCTATGAAGCAGCTTAAAGCTAAGTTGTTTGAGTTAGAGTTGCAAAAACAGAATGCCGAGAAAAAAGCGGCGGAAGACAATAAGTCGGATATTGGCTGGGGCAGTCAAATTCGATCTTATGTTTTAGATGATTCAAGAATTAAAGATCTTCGAACCGGTATTGAGAACCGTAATACTCAAGCCGTGTTAGATGGTGATTTAGATAAATTTATAGAAGCTAGCCTTAAGTCAGGGCTGTAA
- the lysS gene encoding lysine--tRNA ligase has protein sequence MSEQTEQSLEQAAQEENKLIAERRAKLDKIRETCSANGHPNDFKREHLADDLQQQFGEQSKEDLEAAGNVAAIAGRIMAKRGPFLVIQDVSGRIQAYAPKPVQKELKEIGGLDIGDIIGVKGALHKSGKGDLYVNMDEYALLTKALRPLPEKFHGLTDQEQRYRQRYVDLIVNDDSRQAFMVRSKLVAGIRRFMESKNFMEVETPMMQVIPGGATARPFITHHNALDQQMFLRIAPELYLKRLVVGGFERVFEINRNFRNEGLSPRHNPEFTMMEFYMAYADYNDLMDLTEEMLRTVAVEVLGSSSMPYGDETVEFAGSYPRLSMLQAIKQYNPEHADIQALDYDKVQDREHMVSIAKSVGVEVEKFWTCGQLLEEIFGETAEPKLIQPTFITEYPAEISPLARRNDDNAFITDRFEFFIGGREVANGFSELNDAEDQDARFKAQVEAKDAGDDEAMFYDADYITALEHGLPPTAGQGIGIDRLAMLFTNTHTIRDVILFPAMRPQA, from the coding sequence ATGTCGGAACAAACAGAACAAAGTCTGGAACAAGCAGCACAAGAAGAAAATAAACTGATCGCAGAGCGTCGCGCTAAGTTAGACAAAATTCGCGAAACTTGCTCGGCTAACGGCCACCCAAATGACTTTAAACGTGAGCACCTAGCTGACGATTTACAGCAACAGTTTGGCGAACAATCTAAAGAAGACCTCGAAGCTGCTGGTAACGTAGCCGCTATCGCTGGTCGTATTATGGCTAAGCGTGGACCATTTTTAGTGATTCAAGATGTATCGGGTCGCATTCAAGCTTACGCGCCTAAGCCGGTGCAAAAAGAGCTAAAGGAAATTGGTGGCTTAGACATTGGCGACATCATTGGTGTTAAAGGTGCGCTGCACAAATCAGGTAAAGGTGACCTTTACGTGAACATGGACGAGTATGCTTTGCTAACTAAAGCCTTGCGTCCATTGCCAGAGAAATTCCACGGTTTAACTGACCAAGAACAGCGTTACCGCCAGCGTTATGTTGATTTGATCGTGAACGACGATTCACGCCAAGCCTTTATGGTGCGCTCCAAGTTGGTAGCCGGCATTCGCCGCTTTATGGAGTCTAAGAACTTCATGGAAGTGGAAACGCCAATGATGCAAGTGATCCCAGGCGGCGCCACCGCACGTCCATTTATCACGCATCACAACGCGCTAGATCAACAGATGTTCCTGCGTATCGCACCAGAGCTTTACTTGAAGCGTTTAGTGGTAGGTGGCTTTGAGCGCGTATTCGAAATTAACCGTAACTTCCGTAACGAAGGCCTGTCGCCGCGCCATAACCCAGAATTCACCATGATGGAATTCTACATGGCCTACGCCGACTATAACGATCTAATGGATCTAACCGAAGAAATGCTGCGCACTGTAGCAGTTGAGGTTCTAGGTTCTTCTTCTATGCCTTACGGCGACGAGACAGTAGAGTTTGCTGGTAGCTACCCACGCTTGAGCATGTTGCAAGCGATTAAGCAATACAACCCAGAGCATGCCGATATTCAAGCTTTAGATTACGACAAAGTGCAAGACCGCGAGCACATGGTTAGCATTGCTAAATCAGTTGGCGTTGAAGTAGAGAAGTTCTGGACTTGTGGCCAGCTACTTGAAGAAATCTTCGGTGAGACTGCTGAGCCTAAGCTAATTCAGCCAACCTTTATTACCGAATACCCAGCAGAAATTAGCCCGCTAGCGCGTCGTAACGACGACAACGCCTTCATCACTGACCGTTTTGAGTTCTTCATCGGTGGTCGTGAAGTGGCTAATGGCTTCTCTGAGCTTAATGATGCAGAAGACCAAGATGCGCGCTTTAAGGCGCAAGTTGAGGCTAAAGATGCTGGCGATGATGAAGCGATGTTCTATGACGCAGACTACATCACCGCTCTAGAGCACGGCTTACCACCAACGGCTGGCCAAGGTATTGGTATTGACCGCCTAGCGATGCTCTTCACCAACACGCACACTATTCGCGACGTGATTTTATTCCCAGCGATGCGTCCTCAAGCTTAA
- a CDS encoding DUF1499 domain-containing protein, whose translation MLLSGIVVIVLVIVGFMVYKNLSTPSDLGLQSGRLAPLASSPNGVSSYAEGDKKVAALPFKADLKSTQLAALRAFAHMPNNQVISRDEQYVHAVFYSPTVGYRDDVELHFDQAEQLVHFRSQSRVGYSDMGINNQRYQEFAKLYLEAE comes from the coding sequence ATGCTGTTGTCAGGAATAGTAGTGATTGTACTGGTTATAGTTGGGTTTATGGTTTACAAAAACCTTAGCACTCCAAGTGACCTAGGTTTGCAATCGGGTCGATTGGCGCCATTAGCCAGTTCTCCAAATGGGGTGTCTAGTTATGCCGAAGGCGATAAAAAAGTAGCTGCCTTGCCATTTAAAGCCGATTTGAAAAGCACTCAACTAGCCGCCTTACGCGCATTTGCTCATATGCCAAATAATCAAGTCATTAGCCGAGATGAGCAATATGTACACGCGGTTTTTTATAGTCCAACGGTAGGCTATCGCGATGATGTAGAGTTACACTTCGACCAAGCCGAGCAGTTAGTCCATTTTCGTTCTCAATCGCGGGTTGGCTACTCCGATATGGGTATAAATAATCAGCGATATCAAGAGTTTGCTAAGTTATACCTAGAAGCTGAATAA
- a CDS encoding substrate-binding domain-containing protein gives MKACLFSLLILVSCQSLANEVSSKPRFLVVPKTVTNPFFDDVEKGCLQAAAELDVECVYIGPEEADARYQDQIISQQIEQGLDGISVSVINSRVLTHRSMQLAKQNQIPVVTFDSDFSEKALAADPKLRHSYIGTDNFQFGFQLGRLTQALKPQGGSFCIITGHKGAANLVERISGVYAGLGFNNNSGKSDLWEELSRCPIYSDDEAQRSLNNLDRMLRLHQYEPKLLDVIITVGAWPQTLEFKYSDVVSPHSDSLASKRLLLIFGDTLEVQKRLLAQGLAHGNVGQSPYDMGYQSIYTLYSIHQGKAVEPLIHTKLERCVFGQIPMCQ, from the coding sequence GTGAAAGCATGTCTGTTTAGTCTGTTGATTCTTGTAAGCTGTCAATCTCTTGCAAACGAAGTTTCCTCAAAACCCCGTTTTTTGGTGGTTCCCAAAACCGTTACTAATCCCTTTTTTGATGATGTTGAGAAAGGGTGTTTGCAAGCAGCTGCAGAGCTAGATGTTGAATGTGTGTATATTGGCCCTGAAGAGGCCGATGCACGGTACCAAGACCAAATTATTTCTCAGCAAATTGAGCAAGGGCTAGACGGTATTTCGGTATCGGTAATAAATTCTCGGGTGCTTACTCACCGCAGTATGCAATTGGCCAAGCAAAATCAAATCCCCGTGGTTACATTTGATTCTGATTTTTCTGAAAAAGCCTTGGCAGCCGATCCCAAACTACGACATAGCTACATTGGAACCGATAACTTTCAGTTTGGCTTTCAGCTGGGGCGCTTAACCCAAGCTTTAAAACCGCAAGGAGGCTCGTTTTGCATTATTACCGGACACAAGGGCGCAGCCAATTTGGTGGAACGTATAAGCGGGGTGTATGCCGGCTTAGGCTTTAATAATAACAGCGGTAAAAGTGATTTATGGGAAGAGCTTAGTCGCTGCCCAATCTATTCCGATGACGAGGCTCAGCGCTCATTAAATAATCTCGATAGAATGCTACGTTTACATCAATATGAGCCGAAGTTGCTTGATGTAATTATTACTGTTGGTGCGTGGCCACAAACTTTGGAGTTTAAATACTCAGATGTTGTGTCGCCGCATAGTGATAGTTTAGCATCAAAGCGTTTATTGCTTATTTTTGGTGACACCCTCGAAGTACAAAAGCGGCTATTAGCCCAAGGCTTAGCACATGGCAATGTTGGTCAGTCGCCTTACGATATGGGCTACCAATCTATTTATACACTGTATAGCATTCACCAAGGTAAAGCGGTAGAACCATTAATACACACCAAGCTGGAACGTTGTGTATTTGGTCAAATACCTATGTGCCAGTAA